The Sardina pilchardus chromosome 5, fSarPil1.1, whole genome shotgun sequence DNA window GACCTGAAGCACCAGGGGTCACAGGACGTGCCACCTTTGATTCTCAGGGCCAGACACCACAACATGTACGAGAGGGGGGGCGGTCAGGGAACAGACGTCCAGGTGAAGACCGAGCCCAGCAGTCCACTGGCTGACCCCTCTGATATCATACGTATCACGGTAGGGGATAATCTACCAGTCAACCTCAGAGACCTGCAAATGAACTTTGATGAGAACCCCAAAGGCTACTTTAACCATGCTGGAAAACGCAGGGCAAGGATGGATAACTTGAATAATCCGTACAAGCGGTCTCGGATGGCAAACGAACACCATTTTGCACACAAGGACACTGGACCGGCTAACGTACAGAGCACCTCAAACGCAGAGGATGGCAGCGAAGAGCCAGGCGAGTTAAGACCAAACAAGATGTTTAAATGCTGGAACTGTTTAAAGATCTTTCGATCGAATGCGGGTTTGTATCGGCACGTGAACATGTATCATAACCCGGAGAAACCGTATGCCTGCGACATATGTCACAAGCGCTTTCACACCAACTTCAAAGTGTGGACCCACTGCCAGACACAGCACGGTGTGGTGCAGAACCCGGCGGCGTCCTCAAGCTCGTACTCGGTACTGGACGAGAAGTTCCAGAGGAAGCTGATCGACATTGTGCGCGAGCGTGAAATCAAGAAGGCCTTGATCATGAAGCTCAGGAGAAACAAACAGAATCTACAGGCTCAGCCCTTCGCCAAAAAGAGCCTGCGATCAAGGTCGACCTACGTCTGCCCCTACTGCGGGAAGATGTTCTGGTTCCAGTCGCAGTTCAGGCAGCACCTGAAAATGCACCCGGTGGAGAACGACAACCCTCAGATGGACCGAGGAGGCGAGTCTGAGGACAACCAGAACCAGATGGCTCACTTGAAAGAAAACCAAAGCAAGGACGTGTACCCTTGCAAGCTCTGCAATGCAAAGCTCTCCTCTCCCATGGAGCAAGGGGACCACGAGAGAGGCTGCCGACACGCCACTGTCTGTCCGTACTGTGGCCTGCGCTTTTCCAGCCCCACGGTCAAGAGGGACCACGAGGCCCACTGCGACTACAAGAAGCTCACCTGCCTGGAGTGCATGCGCACCTTCAAGTCCTCCTTCAGCATCTGGCGCCACCAGGTGGAGGTGCACAACCACAACATGATGACCGTCCGGGAGCAGCTGTCGCTCGGCCAGCAGGAGAACCACgggcaggaggaggacgacgagggCGACGGAGACGCGCCGTCTCGGGGGCCGCACCTTCCGCAGCACCACCAGGAGTCGTTGGGCGACAACGCGAGGAAGGAGGCCTTCTACCGCGACTCCTCTTCGCTGCCCATGTTCGACTCGGAGGACTCGTCGTACATGCCCGAGGACCTCAGCATGGGCTCTCACGGCGAGctgcaggtgaaggaggagcccctggaggaggaggtgagcgagagggagagcgcaGCCGCCGGGagcgctgctgccgccgccgccgccgccgccgccgccgcatcGGACGAGCCGGGCGTGTGGCCGTGCGAGAAGTGCGGCAAGCTGTTCAGCTCGCACAAGGACCTGGAGCGCCACCAGGAGCTGCTGTGCCACATCAAGCCCTTCATCTGCCACATCTGCCACAAGGCGTTCCGCACCAACTTCCGCCTCTGGAGCCACTTCCAGTCGCACGTGTCCACGGCGGACGAGCCCTCGGCCGCCAGGGGGGAGCCGGAGCACCGGGAGATGGAGCACCGGGCGTCGTCGCCGTCCCCCTCGCCGCCTCTGTCCATTTCCGTCTCGCCGACCAACGCGGCGGCCGCGTCCGTCGTGGCctccgaggaggaggagcagcagcagggcgGCCCCGTCGCCGCGCCGACCAACATCCCGGGACCTGAGCAGGAAGGAGCCAGCGGCGACGACGGGCCCTCCTTGTCCAAGCCGGACGGCGCAGAGACGTCTCTCAGCCCTCAGGAATCCGACACGCTGTTCTACCACGCGCCCACGCTCTCCGCTCTCACCTTCAAGAGGCAGTACATGTGCAAGCTGTGCCACCGGACCTTTAAGACGGCGTTCAGCCTGTGGAGTCACGAACAGAGTCACAACCGCCTGTGACGGCAGCGCCACCGATGACCTGCAGTGCCAGAATGGACGGTTCGACACGGAAGCAAGATCAGATTAtcatttgatttgtttgttgtgttactTTACACTTAGTCATGCCGGGTCTGGCTATTTATTTGTTCCTCTAATTTTGTGGAGCTTTAAAGAATCATGGTTGTAATGGTCTCCTCAATATCTATGAATGTGCACAAAATGATACAAAACAGAGACGGGAGAAAGTGAAGGGGTCCTGTTTTGTGTATCAAAATGATCTACATTAAAGTGGACTAAGTGAGTTTTCCAGCATGAAAATGGAAACAGATACTATCTAACTTCAACTGATGATGTGGGAAATGAACAGTTTATTGCAGTTCAGATGTTTTGCAGTAGTTCTAATGTACAAATTATGGCCTTGGGTTGAACGAGAATGTGTATAAATATGAATTTCTTACTTCATGTGAGTTCTTTCAATCTGCCTTTGACATTTTTAGTATGTTAGGCCTATGCTTAGGAAATGTAACGCTTAACCCTTGTACCAATGAAAAGCCAGCGGTTTATTCAAAGGAAGTGCTTTATTTAGGATTAGTGGTGCAGTTTTAGATTAACTAAGTGCTCTTGCTTATGAATGGTCCGCGTCTTGTGTGCTGGCACAGTAGATGGGTGTTCTGAAAAAAGGTTGCCTTCGTAATTAGTGAATGGATAACTGCCATGGTGTAGCAGCCTTTGGTGACTATTTAACTGACCTATAGCACTTTTGTCATGCCTCTACTACTTACTCAGTAACAGCCCAGGTCATTCACCCGATTGTCACGTGTTCATTCATATGGCGTGCAGTTCACCTGTGTCATATTTGGAGATCGCTGTTTGGGACCTGCGCTGTCCGCTTTACAAACTTCACTTGGCTAAGCATCTTCACTCTTTGCAGTCCACAGATACAAGTTCCCTGCTACTGAAGAGAGGCATACAATAACCTAAAAATTAGAAGTTTttttatatctatatatatatatatatatatacattatagatTTGATATCAATATATTGTACTTTACTCAATGGCACTGTTATCTGTTACGTTGTGCAGATGTGACCATATAATATGTCTTAAGAACAAATTTGTATAGCTGGCAGGTGGGCTTGACATTTTGTACAGCGCGTCTGTATTATGTGGTGCATGGTAGTTATCTCCAGTGCAGTGGAATTTGTTGCACAAAATAATGTGGAAAGAGCCCATACATGGTGTTAAAGCAAAATGCAACAGGGTTATTTTGTGATTGGGTGCTTCATCAGTAAAATGATCATAAAAGTAAGACCTCTTAAATCCTTTGTTTTTTAGAAAGAGCTGGGATATGAACACAcatatttgttttatatatAGGTCTACTGATGATTGTGATtatattttcaaaatgttttgcaCAAGTATTATTCAAGCACAATGGCAAAAATACAATCTCTAGTTTCTGCTCACAAAAGCTATGATTTCTGCTTATTTTTTTACTGATGATTAAAATGAACATGAATTGAAGTTAAATTACTAGGTTTTGCCATCATGCAGGTCAGCCTTTACCTCATATTAGTTTTGGATGCTTCTCTATCAACTAATTTGGCAATTCTATTTATGGTCACCTCCCAATTTATGGTTTCAAATagcttttttttggaggggggcgggggaatTCTTTGGATGAGAATTGGGGTGGGCTGGGGTAAGAGGGACCAAGTAGAACATATTTTGAAAATCTTCTAGGTGCAACATTTTCtatgtttattttattacatGATGGAGGGATGGTGGTGCATGTAAGCATATATTTGATCTTCAGATTTTGGAAATTATTTTTGAGATTGTATGACTTTGAAAGACTTGAATGAAATTAATGATATGACAAATTGGTCATAACGTAAAAGACAGCCTTTGTATGGTCTCTGCTCGATTTTCTATCTGTACTTTCTGTTTATGGAAAAATCTTTTTGTTAATAATGTATTGCCGCAATAACCTTTGTATGTTATGATTGCAATGATGTGGCTTATGAAATCTACATAAACTTTTGTGTTTAGTGCTCTTTTCTACAGTTTCTGTGCTTGTTTTCTGAAATAAAGCTTTGTTGATGCGAAAACAATCACCTTTTCTTTACATTATTGCTGTTCCGATAATTTCTTTGGGATTAGTCATTTATCAAGTAGTTATCAATAACATAATCTATAAACTATCTATGAATAGAGTtaacattatttattttgttatggatagtatggttatggtatttagcaatGCTATTGGTCCAtagtgacatacaaataacaacataaTAGTTACATTTAAAAGTAAACTATTTAAAATTTGGGAatactacattaaggagaaaagcaataataaacaaagtcaattcaatcaattggttaatgaaaataactaaatactaTAACATACAAACCGTAACACACAAGAAACGCTTAGTAAAataagtgcatgttgaacagatgaCTTTAGACgcctcttgaaagacccaaaactatcaTAGAAATGGAGAGCACtgtgggcaactcattccaccaacaagaAACCATTGAGGAGAAAAGTCTGAATCTGACCTATTTGGCTGGTCCACACAACAGGCGCTCACCAGAAGACTGCAGTGGGCGGTTGGGGGATATACAACCATAGTACTGAAATATGAACGTTGAGGCGGAACCAGTATGATTGTATCTCATcagatttattttctttctggaatccgaaaacattcattttacaTTACACTGACAACAGATAATGCAAATTGCTACCTACATCATATAACAAAAAAGGAATAAATTAAAGAAAAATCAGGTGTCCATGTATCACAATCTGGTTAGAATTGCTGTATTTACTTTTATATACAAGACATGAtgttaggcctacatattaTAGGAAAGCTGTAGGGTTGGCAGGCACCCTGTGATGGAGTAATCATGTGAACGGACGTGTCCACACTTCAATTCCAACCTCTGTACATTTTTACAGTAATAACTACAATGCGCATCCATGGTTATATTTTCTAAAAGGCAAAGTGTGAGGCTGTATAATGGTGATCTGTAGAGAGTTTTTTGAAGAAACTTCTCGTTTGTTCACCCTGTTAAGCAAGCCACTAAGATAGATAATTTTTAGGTCATTCGGCTTCTTCGGAACGTAATAGCCTCCAATTTGGGAACTTCTGATGTATGAATAGGATATAGCGAAACATATCCTGTGTTATATGTTAAACCTAATCATGGTGCATGacgttgttgttttgttgtggtaATGTCAGCAGATCGATGATTAGGCGATGTACTGTATGACCTGTGATCATTTGTTAAAAACATCTTGGGAGAACAGTGAGAAGACTGCGCTCTCACTTTTACAGTGCCAAAGTGTCTTTAATAAGTCGTCTCATTGTTGTGCTTACAGATGTCCCAAGAGAGTCCGTGATCTGGTAAGTGATCTTGTACAAGTAGGGTTGGACATCTTTCAGACTGGTGTCAAACACATTGTCCACTTCCGACTGAGTGGGCATTTTTGGCAAGTACTCGTGACGATTGATGACTTCGACAATGTTGATGACCTTCTCACCCAATTTCTCGCCCACTTTCTCACGACAGATCTGACGCTCTTGCTCATTGGCCAAATTCACTACATTTACTTTGATGCTCCAAACCTCCCATGGGATGCATTCGTCAGAGAAAGGCCATCGTGATTTCTTCTTCTGGTAGAACTCCAAGGAGATTTGACCCATCCCATCACTCCCAGAGTTGCTTAGAGCATCCTGTTTCAAAAGAAGGTCAAAGAGGTTAATTGTCGAATAGATAAAGCGACCAAACTGATGCTTCACAAAGCTTAAAAACACTAGGCCAGTTGTTGCTAGTTACCTTGAATTCGCCAACCGCTTTCCTGATAACCCTGTCCAACTCGTCCGAGGACACTCGCACGAAAGTGAAGTCGATGAAATCACAGTCAATGTCTTGTGTACCGACTGTTCCGATGGAATACGTGCCTTCTTTTTTGTAATGGAATTTCCCTGTACTCCTGTGTAGCAGTATCGTGTGCAACAAGGCCAACATAGCTTCGTCAACTTGTCTTCCCTCCACCGACACCTCCAATACTTCTGAGCGGCAATTCATTGCGAATAATTTGTCAATAATTTGTCAAGAGAACTGGAAGAAAACAACGTCATACGCGAACTAGAAATCTGATTGTTTGTTTACGTCGCACGCCAGCCGTTAGCTTCGGTAGGCCTGCTACTTCATCAGCCTAtgctaactgtcagttgtctaAGGTTAGCTGACTAACACTGCTATGTGCAGCGATAAAAACAATGTATCTGGTAAAAATGTTGTCGGTAAGTATCTCACAACTTTAAAAGAATGTCTTGGTCAATGGCTGTTCGTATGTATACGAATCAAtccattgtaaaaaaaatccttcGCACGCATACAAAATATGCCTCCGTCCCTTCGACAACGTAGGAGGAGTCTCAGCAGTAAACAACGAGAACTGAACTACGGGAAGTGATTTGAGCCAAAACTGTTTGACCATTCCAACATGTGACTTATCCACCAGAACAGAATAATAATGGGTAACGCTGGTAAAATGAAAGTCCTGTATATCTTCACTGTTACTGAGACAGTGCCCTATTTTTTCAGATTAGTCGATATTCCATAAGTGATCTGACATTATAGAAATGGACATGCATTTCTGATCTGGACCTACGACAGCTGTCATAAGCACTCCGTGATGGTAGTGGTCGCTGTGATGGGATCTGGTATATGTCCATACGAAAAATCGAGGAAATAATCTTCCCTAGCAACGTCAAGATACAAGAGCATCTCTTAGCGCATGTTTTAAAGATTGGGATTTCCTTTGGAAAGTTTTGCGTTGAAAGTTTTGGTTCCCCTCGTAGTCTCAAAGAATTAGGTAGGCCTTCGCTTGCCAAAGAGATGCAATGCAAGTTTCTCAATGAAAGTTTGACGAGTCTGGGGGTGATTATCACGTTACAAATGATTTAACGTCATCGTCGTTGGCTAGCATTAGCTCCACGTTAACCTAATCCTCGGCAGTTTTGTTGGGTTGCGGTTTATTGTTTGTATCATGTAACACCCATATCAGCGATGCACATGAAATGGTGCATAAAATCATGTCTTGGATTGTGCTGTCGGTGTTCGCGCTCAGCATTATTTCTACGGTGGCTCTTAACGTCACTGTAAATCAAACAGACTCACCCTCAGGTGTTAATAACACCATTACCGAGGAACCCACATCCTCCACGCCAACTCAATCTGACTTTTTTGAAACGACAGCAATTGAGGACTTCTTCACTGAGACAATATTACCAAACACGACTAATGTTACAGACAACACACCGACGGACAGTACCTTCACAGATGCCAGCACTACAGAGTTGGTTGAAGTTACAATTCCGATAGGTATTCTGCCTTTAATCATGAAGCAGTGATACTCTATTCATTTGTGACTCTCTGTGTCATGTTGATTTATTTGCGGTTCTTCTCCCCGTAGAATGCTTATGTGATATTACTCCAAACTTCTGCGATattggctgctgctgtgacAATTTGGATTGCGAAATAGATGACTTGAGCTCAGTCTTCAACGGTTGTGAAAAAGACACAAGGTTGGATatatttcgtgtgtgtgtgtgtgtgtgagagagagagagagagagagagagagagagagagagagagagagagagagagagagagagagagagagagagagagagagagagagagagagagagagagagagagagagagagagaacacgagaacgagagagagagggaacgagaacGGTGTCTTTTGATTGGGGTAAATCAACTTGTTTGTGGAAAGGCTTGGGCCCCAAATGTCACTTAATGCTCTCTTTCAGGCTAACTAAAGTCAGCTTATTGCACTTATATGTATTCTCTTCTCTAACTCTTGGGTAGACAGCAAAATATTGAGGATGTTTGATGGATTTCACCTCTTGGATATTCAACCTTATGTTGACTGAGGTTTCATTAGTCACAGCTGATTATCATGATACCTGTGAGTTACATATACTTTAGAGATTAACACCCTTGGTAAATATAGCCCTAAATGTTTTTGGTTGCAATATCTGATGTAATTTTGATTTGGGTCTCATGTAACCCTAGGCCACCAGGTGTGTGCATTGAGAAATGGTTGATGTTCCGAGCAAATATTGATCCGGCCCTCATCACAGAGACTGATTCATTATTCTGTGTGCGAGAAGAAGGTAAACAATGTTTGATATTATCCAATATCCAGAATATACCACATTCAGGTAGTCAATTGGATGAAACAAAGTTATTCATATGTCCCCTttcaatcaaatcaatcaatcaaattgtatttatatagcacatttcatatggcATACATAGACTCAATGTGCTttgaatgaaaaggaaaatatacatatatgaacacacactcacgcgcgcacacacacacacacacacacacacacacacacacacacacacacacacacacacacacacacacacacacacacacacacacacacagacatgtatatatggacacacaaaatggttaaaaataagaataaaagcagcactggaaaaagaacaattcaataaaaaagaataaaaaataaaaacactttgcCAAGATGAGAACATCCATACAACTCACTTGTTAAAAGAGTTAAGCAAGAGCACATAAAATAATCTATTCGGAGgggcaaaaataaaaaacataactCAAACAAAGGCTTGcgaaaataaatatgtttaaCTTAACCTTGATGCTTAGTGTTGTACACATTTGTTCATGGAGATATCTCCTTTTCAAATACATTGTTTCATatatatttgttattattatttctttactAAATCtattatgtattgttttatAACAGCAAAGGCAACAGAGCAGCAAAGCCTCCCTGCTCTTTCAGAGCAGCAGCGAGACAAGGAGTTCCCTTCCTTCCTACAGCAAGATGACACAACTACTGACTCCATCATCAAAGATTTTTATCAGGTACAGTAAAGGGGTTTTCCATCAATGCCTTCTCAATATCCTTTAGGTGTATCTGTGGTTTACTCAACAAGTTTAGCCAGgcaattgtgttttgtgaaatgtagcctagcctGCTGTATGAAAGTCAGAAGTGTGTCCAGTTGTCCAACATATCAGTTTTTGTGGGTAATGTGACCATCTCTGACTGTGCCTGTCCTTCCATCAGGTTGATGATCTGATACTTATCCAGTACAATCGTATTTCTATGCTGGGTACACTCAAACAGCCATCACCTGGAGTAGCTTCATCCTCCTGTGTTGACCTCAACCCAGCCAGTAAGCACTTTAAAATGCAGTTTGTTGACAAAATAAATGATGAATATCTTTTTAAGCAGTGTCATTTTTATTCTAGACTAAACTGTATTCATGCAATTCcacttttgtttctttcaaaggATTCTTGCGCTCCACATCACACTCATGTTCTCGAGCCTTGAATGCTCAGTCCTGCTCAACCGACCCCAGACTGAATGTGCACACTTACTTTAAAGATATTAGCCTGCTAAGGGTAATGGCATATTTTGTGTCATAATATATGATGTTACACAGTACATTGCACACTACACAGTTGGATGACTTCCATACTATCTATTACTACAGGTGCCAAATCCGCAAAACGTGGATATATCAGACTTGCAGGTAAGATCAATTAGATGCATACATAATACAATAATACATTGTCTAGTCCTGGTCGCTGTTGATTCAGCCTATATAAAAATCgcaactattttttttattcaattaGATCCCCATAATCCCTGTGTCCATATGGTCAGAGCCCAGTGAGCAAAATGACACCTGCTTGAATGTTGTGTCTAAGGTGAGGAACAGACCAGCAACCCATTTTTGGAGGTTCCAATATTGCCTGTTTGGAGCACCAAGACTttctgttgttgatgttttttttttttttcatctaggTGGAGTATATTATTGAGTTTTCACATGCAGGGGAAATCATGAGTGCAACGCTACGCGCCAACTTCCTGAATTCAAGCCTGGATGCTCAAGTATTACAGGAGTTTTCAGTCACATTTCAGGTATGCTAGTTGTGTGTGGAAACTGTGACTATTAATCAGTACATTAGTAATCAGTGCATAATATTTCAGTGTCACTAGGCATGATCTTTTAAAAAGGGAATTGTTTGGCTCTGTCTACCATTGCAATGTTGTAacgtgttttgtttgttttgtttacagttAGCTACAGCTGGTCCTACGCCAGCCCCGTTGCCAGCAATGGGGCTGATTGTTGGAAACCCAGTGACTGGTCAGTTTGGTGAAGAGGTCAATCCTGTATCTTTTCTACCCAAGTAAACATAGTCCAGCCAGAGTTGTCAGTAGAAGGAAGATAATCACAAGGGCACTTATAGTTCTCTAATTATTGTAAACAAGGTATAATACTTTTTGTAATTCACAAGTGAAATAATCTTCTGCAAAACAGAACAAAGATTGTCAGTTGATCTTAGTAGATCTTCAGAAGATCTTGGGCATTATCCCAGACTCTCCGAAAACACTTTGTAAAATACCAACTAACATCCACAGTAATCATACTGAACTGTTTGTTTATCCTTGGTGCGGTTGTATTCTGCATTATTCCtccataactgtgtgtgtcagctgacgACTCtggctccagcagcagcttgcTCAGTTCCTCTAGCTGTGCGCGTGCCCATCCGCTTCACTTACAACTCCATCTCTGGCTGCTCCTTCAGGTGAAGCAGACAACAACCCACACAGCacttctttttaaaataaaacactttaaaaaaaaaaaaaaaattacatttttgcaaccagaatacagaataaACCTGAGCTATTATTTTATTTCCCCTTTGCAAATCTGTAGGTCTGCCTCCCAGAACTGCAGTGAGCTGAGATTAGATATGTATACAATCTTGACTGGCATGGCAACCCCTGACATGGTGGCGATGAGTTCAGGCCCCAAGCCAGATTGGGCTGAAGTCATCACTGAAGACTGCCCAGAGTCCCAAGCTGTGAGCTGCTTCTTCATGCTATTAATTTAACTTCCTCATTAATGCATGCTTTtatcagtgctgtagtgttatAATAGCATGTCTTATGCTACAAGTATGACCTAAACCACACTCAATTCAGGGTGGCCTGTAGTCACATGTTCACATAGTCATGCTAAGCAGGTTGgatcttttttttcaattactACCTACATGTTTTGACATATCAAaatgctctaagcgatgttatgTGGTTTgtaagctaaaacattttttggccacatacagcaaacatcactTTACCATCTTCTAGCTGCCTGTGCCCTGTAaaactgtacactgtaaaaaaaaaggacagcCCAGGCCCCAAAAACGACAACCTGGACCATAAAAGCTTAGtaaactgttccagccaatcaccgaAGGGATGCGTGTTTCAGAGAGCTTCAATTGCATGGGAGGGGGATGGAGTAgcgagctagctctctgttttgtttgaatatCAACCCAACAtcacttagagcacctttaaagaACACATGCTTATCATTTCATGAACGTTACCCAACAtcacttagagcacctttaaagaACACATGCTTCATCATTTCATGTGGCCATTTGCTGCCTGTGACCAATGTGTTGTCTGCATTTCAGGAGGACTCCTGTGAGACTGGTTGTTATGTCCCTCACTCCCTGTCCATTCAGTTTCTCTGGGCCAAGAGGGGGCTGCTGTCTCTTCCACAGAATTACATCCTTGGGGCAAAGTATCAGTTTGGCTGTCAGAAAGTTAAGGTATGCTTATGAAAATTATTATTGGTCAGGCCCTTCACTAGGTGTTTTGCTGTCACTCGGTTTTGCTCTGATTGTTCTCATTCAGCTGAGAAAGGTCCATTGTGGAACATCAAGTACAATATTATTATCAAACCAGAAGTTTGAATTTCGATTATAGCTGAAccttttgtcaaaatgtaactcttctgtttcaagacaaacacacacaccgtattTATTTGACTGATAATGAAGTGAAACTGGAATCTTATGGAAAGTAATATTTATTAGCCCAGTCCTTCAGGGATATTCCTCTGCTGCCCATAAAAGGAATATGGTGCAGGGCTTCCtcttctggtgttttttttcttttcatatgaAGAGTCTTGGTATGATTTCTACTGAAAATTAAACCAGGATGTTTTAAAAAGAAGTGAATAAGCAGTGCCTAAATATCTTTGTGTATACAGTCAGCTatgcttgtttttttatgtcacaAAAAAGCTTGCATTATAATAACCATTGTAACTAGTTTCTCATAATTGTTTTCACATAGTTCTCATGCCAAGCTCTGGATTTCCTACTTTAGCTGCAGCTGACTTTTGCCACCACcccttcctcctttcttttcagTGTCCCCTTGCCTCCCCGTTGGCTGTCACTTCGGAGGTGACTTTCTCAGAGATAACAGCGTACCCTGAGCCTCCCAGAGGAATGCCTCAACCTCACTGGAAGTTCCCATACTCCTTTTTCGCCCGGGGACAAGAGGAGCTGGATTGGGGTCTTTGAGGGAGAACGGCGAAATGTCACTGTCTCCTTCCATCCAAACCTTTACATGTTCAGTCAGTTTCACAGCCTACACAGTTTTGTTtactgttatggttatggttatggctatgggatttggcagagtTAAGTTATATGGGTTTCATCCAAAACACAGCTACCCATGGCATGAATCAGGTTCTGATCCTATGTATTAGGATTTGGAAGAGTGTGTCAGTGTAAATAGTCAGGATATATACTTTATATACCGTACATCAAAAAAGAAAGCGAAAAATTAATTAttttgtcagtgtgtcagtgacATGTACCTTGGGGTTATTTCAAGGATTTTTAATATTATGATTATTAAATAATGGTGTGGTAATGTGCAGTTGTAATATAGTTGTAATAGTACATatgttaaataaatattttgaatTTCTTTACATTTAACATTTGTATGACCGGTGGTTGCATCCCGATTAAGTTCACCTCAGTGCACTTTCAAAGCAGGGGTTAATTTAAGGCATCTGCATAGTACAAAGACTATGTTTTGTCATGTGTTTACACCAGGTTTACACACCCCATCTCATTATCTCCCTGAACTCAATATTTACAATGATTTCCAGTGctttccactaggggcgatagACTTCCGGGACCTCTCAACATTTTGCCACATCGATTCCATTTGAAATTGGtcgggagggagtgtgtggtcCGTGGGGCAGTGGCCGTGCAAGTTTGGCTTGGGATCTGCGTTCAAGTAGCAGATGGACCGGCAACTTGCCTAGGTTTTGCATTCTCCGGCGTCGCATGTACTTCGAGGTTACTCTACTGTGTTATAAAGGACGGCAGAGGACGATATGATAACTTTTTGATGAATTCATGTATGGAAATTGAACCTTagttagctggctagctaggTTTACCAGGTTCCACCGTTACTTTAGATAGCAAGCTTGCTAGCCAGTTAGCCACTGTAACGTTACTTGGGAGGACAAGTGAACAGCCTTGACGTTAGATGAGCATTTGTTTTTCAATCGTCTGGAGGTAAAGCTGTTTATAGTCTATGTCGAAAGAGTTGAAAGGCAATGGTTGAATTTAAGGATTCTGTTGtctcttatta harbors:
- the zbtb21 gene encoding zinc finger and BTB domain-containing protein 21, with the translated sequence MDNLVHYSNPAHAISLLSILNEQRLRGQLCDIVLVVGDQRYQAHRSVLAASSEYFQSLFSRRDSEQRAMVQLDFCEPDAFELVLNYIYSSSLFVDKGSLAAIQELGYSLGIPFLTNIMAMRPQVSYCISRKRVSFTDEDDGGYPQRSVIVRQSRGEAAGVGGAHSQGSSLLKSLKHGPYSASEEEASAMSVKEQSQASRLCRGNAVERSGDFTDRNSSRSSDVHDDKSISSATPSIMKGRSAQSTTTSVRPQLTSSVSFSESQIQHASLLPDSSVDPGEEQPEPHYSPKMSISGQQTDRHPPVDRSGPLIKSLLRRSLSMDSPVPIFSPALELKDSQNREHSVVKMAAKTSMTTPLSADLKHQGSQDVPPLILRARHHNMYERGGGQGTDVQVKTEPSSPLADPSDIIRITVGDNLPVNLRDLQMNFDENPKGYFNHAGKRRARMDNLNNPYKRSRMANEHHFAHKDTGPANVQSTSNAEDGSEEPGELRPNKMFKCWNCLKIFRSNAGLYRHVNMYHNPEKPYACDICHKRFHTNFKVWTHCQTQHGVVQNPAASSSSYSVLDEKFQRKLIDIVREREIKKALIMKLRRNKQNLQAQPFAKKSLRSRSTYVCPYCGKMFWFQSQFRQHLKMHPVENDNPQMDRGGESEDNQNQMAHLKENQSKDVYPCKLCNAKLSSPMEQGDHERGCRHATVCPYCGLRFSSPTVKRDHEAHCDYKKLTCLECMRTFKSSFSIWRHQVEVHNHNMMTVREQLSLGQQENHGQEEDDEGDGDAPSRGPHLPQHHQESLGDNARKEAFYRDSSSLPMFDSEDSSYMPEDLSMGSHGELQVKEEPLEEEVSERESAAAGSAAAAAAAAAAAASDEPGVWPCEKCGKLFSSHKDLERHQELLCHIKPFICHICHKAFRTNFRLWSHFQSHVSTADEPSAARGEPEHREMEHRASSPSPSPPLSISVSPTNAAAASVVASEEEEQQQGGPVAAPTNIPGPEQEGASGDDGPSLSKPDGAETSLSPQESDTLFYHAPTLSALTFKRQYMCKLCHRTFKTAFSLWSHEQSHNRL
- the atg101 gene encoding autophagy-related protein 101, which encodes MNCRSEVLEVSVEGRQVDEAMLALLHTILLHRSTGKFHYKKEGTYSIGTVGTQDIDCDFIDFTFVRVSSDELDRVIRKAVGEFKDALSNSGSDGMGQISLEFYQKKKSRWPFSDECIPWEVWSIKVNVVNLANEQERQICREKVGEKLGEKVINIVEVINRHEYLPKMPTQSEVDNVFDTSLKDVQPYLYKITYQITDSLGTSVSTTMRRLIKDTLAL
- the LOC134080269 gene encoding tectonic-3-like; its protein translation is MVHKIMSWIVLSVFALSIISTVALNVTVNQTDSPSGVNNTITEEPTSSTPTQSDFFETTAIEDFFTETILPNTTNVTDNTPTDSTFTDASTTELVEVTIPIECLCDITPNFCDIGCCCDNLDCEIDDLSSVFNGCEKDTRPPGVCIEKWLMFRANIDPALITETDSLFCVREEAKATEQQSLPALSEQQRDKEFPSFLQQDDTTTDSIIKDFYQVDDLILIQYNRISMLGTLKQPSPGVASSSCVDLNPARFLRSTSHSCSRALNAQSCSTDPRLNVHTYFKDISLLRVPNPQNVDISDLQIPIIPVSIWSEPSEQNDTCLNVVSKVEYIIEFSHAGEIMSATLRANFLNSSLDAQVLQEFSVTFQLATAGPTPAPLPAMGLIVGNPVTGQFGEEVNPLTTLAPAAACSVPLAVRVPIRFTYNSISGCSFRSASQNCSELRLDMYTILTGMATPDMVAMSSGPKPDWAEVITEDCPESQAEDSCETGCYVPHSLSIQFLWAKRGLLSLPQNYILGAKYQFGCQKVKCPLASPLAVTSEVTFSEITAYPEPPRGMPQPHWKFPYSFFARGQEELDWGL